The genomic region TGCAGGTGGCCCGGGCGGTGGCGGAAACGCTGGAATAAAAAATGGGATCCAAGGGCCTTCGGCCCTTGGTGGAGGTCCAGGAGGTGAAGCCTCCTGGCGGGGGCGGGGCAGCGCCCCGCAGAAAGGCAAGGGCTCCGCCCTTGACCAGGCAGGGGCCACAAGGCCCCTGCACCCCATTCTCGCTGCGCGGCTTACGGGGCTTCGATCGGCGGCGGCCGGTGTACCGTCACCTCGGGCAACGGCCCTTGCCAGCGTTCCACCTCCACCAGGCAGGACTGCGCCGATGGCCCCTGCCCCAGCCTGGAAGTGCCGACATCCTGGGTCAGGATGTTCGGATTGCCATGCACGCACAGGCTGCCGGGACGGCCCGGCTCCAGCGGATCGAACCAGGCGCCGGTCGCCATTACCACCACCCCCGGCATCGGCGCGTCCGATAGCCGCAGCCCGGCGAGACAGGCGCCGCGATCGTTGAACACCCGGACGATGTCCCCCTCCCCGAGCCCCCGCGCGGCAGCATCGGCGGGATGCATCAGGATCGGCTCGCGGCCGGCGATCTTGTCGGCCGCGGCGACGCGGCCCTGGTCGAGCTGGCCATGCAGCCGCGTCGCCGGCTGGCTGGTCAGCAGGTGCAACGGCCAGGTCGCCGCCGCCACGCCGCCAAGCCATTCCCGCGGCTCCAGCCAGACCGGATGGCCAGGGCAGTCGTCATAACCGAAGCCGGCGATCGTTTCGGAATAGATCTCGATGCGGCCGGACGGCGTGTGCAACGGCGCCGCGACCGGATCGCGCGCGAAGGCGGCGAAGGGAACGTCCGTCCGCGGCGGCTCGGGGATCTCGACATGGCCCTGCTCCCAGAACGAGTCGAAATCGGGCACCTCGATGCCGCGCCGGGCGCACCCCTCCGACCAGGTCGCATAGAGCGCACGCAGCCAGGCCCCCACGTCGCGTTGCCCGGTGAAGCGCTCCCGCACCCCCAGCGCATCGGCGACATCAGCAAGGTAATCGAATTCGTTGCGTGCCTGCGCCTGCGGGGCGATCGCCTGCTTCATGGCGAGGACGAACCGGTCCGCGGAGGATGAACCGATGTCGTCGCGCTCCAGCGTGGTGGTGGCCGGCAGCACGATGTCGGCGTGGCGCGCCGGCGAGGTCCACCACGGCTCGCTGACGATGATGGTCTCGGTGCGCGCCCAGGCCCGCAGCAGGCGGTTGAGGTCCTGGTGGTGGTGGAACGGATTGCCGCCGGCCCACCAGATCAGCCGGATATCGGGATAGCTACGGGCCTGGCCGTTGTAATCATAGGCGCCGCCGGGACGTTCCAGCATCTCGGTCAGCCGCGCGACCGGGATCACGGACCGCGCCGGGTTGGTCATCGCCGGCAGGGACACGCTGGGCACCCGTTCGCGGGTGATGCCCATGCCGCCCATGCTGCCATAGCCGAAGGCGAAGCCCTGGCCCGGCTTGCCGATGCCCCCCAGCATGGCGGCGAGCGCGGGCAGCATCCAGAACGGCTGCTCGCCCCGCTCGGCGCGCTGCAACGACCAGGCGGCGGCGAGCAGGCTGGGGGCACGGGCACAGTCACGGGCCAGCGCCGCGATGGTAGCGGCCGGAACGGCGGTGATCGCTTCGGCCCAGGCAGGCGTTTTCGCCACACCATCTGCCTGCCCGAGCACATAGGCGCGCAACGGCTCGTGGCCGGTGGTGCAGCGCTGCAGGAAGCCGGTATCGGCCAGCCCTTCGCTGAACAGCACATGCGCCATCGCCAGCATCAGCGCCACGTCGGTGCCCGGCCGGATCGGGATCCATTCCGCCCGCGCCCAGTCCGGCATGTCCGAGCGCACCGGCGAGATATTGACCAGCCGCAGCCCCGCCTCGACCGCGAGCCGCAGGTGCAGCGCCATCTCGTGCCGCGCGCCGCCGCCCGAGGTGATCTGGCCGTTGCGCAGGGTGATGCCGCCGAAGCAAAGCATCAGCTTCGTATGGGCGACGATGTCGCGCCATTCCGGCACCGGTCCCTCGACCGGAGCATTGGTGCCGACGATGCGCGGCATCAGCGTCATGCCGGTGGCGTACGAATAATTGGTGACCTGCCCGGTATAGCCGCCGGCGCAGGCCAGCAGCCGCTGCAACTGGGTCTTGGCATGGTGGAAGCGCCCGGCCGAGGACCAGCCATAGCTGCCACCGAAGATACTGGCCGGGCCATGGGTGTCGCGCACCCGGGCGACCTCCTCGGCCACCAGCCGGATGGCGGTGTCCCAGTCCACCGGGACGAAAGGCTCGGCACCGCGCAACGTGCCGCCGCCGCGGTCGCCGCGCAGCCAGCCGCGCCGGATATGGGGACGGTCTATACGTACGGGTGAATGCACGGCATCGGGAATGGCGGCCAGCAGTGCCGGCGGAGCGGGGTCGCCCGGAAAGGGCCGCGCCTCCACGACCCTGCCGTCCTCGACGACGGCGGTGAAGGCGCCCCAATGGGCGGAATGCGGCCGGAACTGCGTCATGCGGAAATCCCCCTCACCGGAAGGTGGCAGCCGGATACGCCCGCGGCAACCCCACGGGGTTCCGCGCCCGGGGCGGCGGATCTAGGATGTTCCCCTCTCGCCGGTTTCCGCATGAGGCATTGCATGAACCCGCCCACCCCCAGCGCGATCCGTCCCAACTCCAACGCCGCCCGGGACATCGCGGCCGCGCTGCATCCCTATACCGACCTGGTTGCCCACCAGCAGATCGGGCCGGT from Rhodovastum atsumiense harbors:
- a CDS encoding molybdopterin-dependent oxidoreductase, producing the protein MTQFRPHSAHWGAFTAVVEDGRVVEARPFPGDPAPPALLAAIPDAVHSPVRIDRPHIRRGWLRGDRGGGTLRGAEPFVPVDWDTAIRLVAEEVARVRDTHGPASIFGGSYGWSSAGRFHHAKTQLQRLLACAGGYTGQVTNYSYATGMTLMPRIVGTNAPVEGPVPEWRDIVAHTKLMLCFGGITLRNGQITSGGGARHEMALHLRLAVEAGLRLVNISPVRSDMPDWARAEWIPIRPGTDVALMLAMAHVLFSEGLADTGFLQRCTTGHEPLRAYVLGQADGVAKTPAWAEAITAVPAATIAALARDCARAPSLLAAAWSLQRAERGEQPFWMLPALAAMLGGIGKPGQGFAFGYGSMGGMGITRERVPSVSLPAMTNPARSVIPVARLTEMLERPGGAYDYNGQARSYPDIRLIWWAGGNPFHHHQDLNRLLRAWARTETIIVSEPWWTSPARHADIVLPATTTLERDDIGSSSADRFVLAMKQAIAPQAQARNEFDYLADVADALGVRERFTGQRDVGAWLRALYATWSEGCARRGIEVPDFDSFWEQGHVEIPEPPRTDVPFAAFARDPVAAPLHTPSGRIEIYSETIAGFGYDDCPGHPVWLEPREWLGGVAAATWPLHLLTSQPATRLHGQLDQGRVAAADKIAGREPILMHPADAAARGLGEGDIVRVFNDRGACLAGLRLSDAPMPGVVVMATGAWFDPLEPGRPGSLCVHGNPNILTQDVGTSRLGQGPSAQSCLVEVERWQGPLPEVTVHRPPPIEAP